In a single window of the Pontibacter russatus genome:
- a CDS encoding FG-GAP-like repeat-containing protein, translating to MKAKTFTCAWALLASCLLTQCKAPTQTAGSAAIPGEKISFSKQVLTDEFIAEGVAVGDVNNDGKTDVLAGAYWFEAPDWEKHELTTPQKFEYDKGYSNAFVSHTMDVNLDGWLDFVRVGFPGQEVLWFENPKQEQGHWKQHLIHETLGNESAGFFDVDGDGKMDILGGDSPTGQMVWFKAPVSADNLEWQRFAISEEKSPGTEPFSHGLGMGDMNKDGRLDVIITEGWWEAPADPRESGWVFHKAALGEPAAQMYVHDFDGDGDQDVVSSSAHQLGIWWHEQVTDGQGSPNWKTHLIADKFTQTHGLDLTDMNSDGQPDLVTGKRYFAHMGKDPGEYESAVLYWYEFKPGATPAWVPHLVDDDSGVGVEVDVLDISGDGMKDIVVANKKGVFVFEQKAH from the coding sequence ATGAAAGCAAAGACCTTTACCTGTGCATGGGCCTTGCTGGCCTCCTGCCTGCTGACACAGTGCAAAGCCCCCACCCAAACCGCTGGCAGCGCTGCCATACCAGGCGAAAAAATCTCATTCTCGAAGCAGGTGCTGACCGATGAGTTCATTGCCGAAGGGGTGGCTGTCGGGGATGTGAACAACGACGGTAAAACGGATGTGCTGGCGGGCGCCTACTGGTTTGAAGCACCTGACTGGGAAAAGCATGAGCTGACGACACCCCAGAAATTTGAGTACGACAAAGGCTACAGCAATGCTTTTGTGAGCCACACGATGGATGTGAACCTCGATGGCTGGCTGGATTTCGTGCGGGTCGGGTTTCCGGGGCAGGAAGTGCTGTGGTTCGAGAACCCGAAGCAGGAGCAGGGCCACTGGAAGCAACACCTCATCCATGAAACCCTGGGCAATGAGTCGGCCGGCTTTTTTGACGTGGACGGCGACGGGAAGATGGACATCCTCGGGGGAGACTCCCCCACCGGGCAGATGGTCTGGTTCAAAGCCCCCGTTTCTGCCGATAACCTGGAGTGGCAGCGCTTTGCTATCAGCGAGGAGAAGAGCCCCGGCACAGAGCCATTCTCGCACGGGCTTGGCATGGGCGACATGAACAAAGACGGCCGCCTGGACGTGATCATCACCGAAGGATGGTGGGAGGCGCCAGCCGATCCGCGTGAGTCAGGTTGGGTGTTTCATAAGGCGGCCCTGGGCGAACCGGCGGCCCAGATGTATGTCCATGACTTCGACGGAGACGGGGACCAGGATGTGGTGTCTTCATCGGCGCATCAGCTCGGAATCTGGTGGCATGAGCAAGTGACGGACGGGCAGGGAAGCCCGAACTGGAAAACACACCTGATCGCAGACAAATTCACACAAACGCATGGGCTGGATCTGACGGATATGAATTCGGACGGGCAACCGGACCTGGTGACTGGCAAGCGCTATTTCGCCCATATGGGCAAGGACCCGGGCGAGTACGAGTCTGCGGTGCTATACTGGTATGAGTTTAAACCAGGCGCGACGCCGGCCTGGGTGCCGCACCTGGTAGACGACGACTCCGGAGTGGGGGTTGAGGTGGACGTACTGGACATCAGCGGAGACGGCATGAAGGATATTGTGGTCGCCAACAAGAAAGGTGTCTTTGTCTTCGAGCAGAAGGCGCACTGA
- a CDS encoding cysteine desulfurase family protein encodes MRVYLDNAATTPLDKEVFDAMAPYMLEHFGNPSSIHSHGREARAAIEKARRTVATLLNTSPAEIFFTSGGTEADNTAIISTCRTLGIKHAITSELEHHAVLHSMELLEKEGVQVSYLRHDAHGNLDLAHLEELLAGQPQTLVSVMHANNEIGNLNDVEAIGRICKAHKAIFHSDTVQTMGHYTHDLQVLGANFIVGSAHKFHGPKGVGFLYCDAGVKISPYIQGGAQERNMRGGTENVCGIIGLAKALEIAYGDMEEHTRYIQGLKDRMIYKLKAQLEDISFNGLSEFGDKSLYTVLNVSLPASDINEMLLFSLDINKISVSGGSACSSGANTGSHVLRALGCDPARGSVRFSFSKYNTPEEIDYAAEALAKLYKNVPA; translated from the coding sequence ATGCGAGTTTATTTAGATAATGCCGCCACCACCCCGCTGGACAAAGAGGTGTTTGATGCCATGGCGCCCTATATGCTGGAGCACTTCGGCAATCCTTCTTCCATCCACTCGCACGGGCGCGAGGCAAGGGCGGCGATAGAGAAGGCGCGCAGGACGGTGGCGACGCTGCTGAACACGTCTCCGGCAGAGATTTTTTTCACCTCGGGAGGCACGGAGGCCGACAATACCGCCATTATCAGCACCTGTCGCACACTGGGTATAAAGCACGCCATCACCTCAGAACTCGAGCACCACGCCGTGCTGCACTCGATGGAACTGCTGGAGAAGGAGGGGGTGCAGGTGAGCTACCTGCGCCACGACGCGCACGGCAACCTCGACCTGGCGCACCTTGAGGAACTGCTGGCGGGCCAGCCGCAGACGCTGGTGTCCGTCATGCACGCCAATAATGAAATCGGCAACCTGAATGATGTGGAGGCAATCGGGCGCATCTGCAAGGCGCACAAGGCCATTTTCCATTCCGACACGGTGCAGACGATGGGCCATTACACGCACGACCTGCAGGTGCTGGGCGCGAATTTTATTGTCGGCTCTGCGCATAAGTTTCATGGGCCGAAAGGAGTGGGTTTCCTGTACTGCGATGCAGGCGTAAAGATAAGCCCCTACATACAAGGCGGGGCGCAGGAGCGCAACATGCGCGGCGGAACCGAGAACGTGTGCGGCATCATCGGGCTGGCAAAGGCCCTGGAGATCGCGTACGGCGATATGGAGGAGCACACTCGCTATATACAGGGGCTGAAAGACAGGATGATATATAAACTGAAGGCGCAGCTGGAGGATATAAGCTTCAACGGCCTGTCGGAGTTCGGGGATAAAAGTTTATATACCGTGCTGAACGTGAGCCTGCCTGCTTCTGACATCAACGAGATGCTGCTCTTCAGCCTGGATATAAACAAAATCTCTGTTTCCGGCGGAAGCGCTTGCAGCAGCGGGGCCAACACGGGCTCGCATGTGCTGCGCGCGCTGGGCTGTGATCCGGCACGGGGCTCCGTGCGGTTCTCTTTTAGTAAGTACAATACGCCGGAGGAGATTGATTATGCCGCCGAGGCGCTGGCGAAGCTCTACAAAAATGTGCCCGCCTGA
- a CDS encoding 3-keto-disaccharide hydrolase, with translation MKAILLLFILYSSCAPCSTAQSGTKQIRLFDGKTFRGWEGDTVHTWRIQDGALVGGSLTETVPHNEFISTTGNYDNYVLKLKFKLTGNEGFVNGGVQFHSQRIADPPYEMRGYQADIGDGFWASLYDESRRNKLLAVADTALVKRLLRPNEWNDYEIHTQGRRIRILLNGEETVDYTEEDTTIPQSGRVAFQIHGGGKAKVFYKDITLEELPEKEERK, from the coding sequence ATGAAAGCTATTCTTCTCCTGTTTATACTGTATAGCTCCTGTGCCCCCTGCTCCACAGCACAGTCCGGGACAAAGCAGATCCGGCTTTTCGACGGAAAGACCTTCAGGGGTTGGGAGGGAGACACGGTCCATACCTGGCGCATTCAGGATGGCGCCTTGGTGGGTGGGTCTCTGACGGAAACGGTCCCCCACAATGAATTCATCAGCACCACCGGCAACTATGACAACTACGTGCTGAAACTTAAATTCAAACTCACCGGCAACGAGGGCTTTGTAAACGGCGGCGTGCAGTTTCACAGCCAGCGCATAGCCGACCCGCCTTATGAGATGAGGGGGTACCAGGCAGACATTGGAGACGGCTTCTGGGCCAGTCTGTATGATGAATCCCGCCGGAACAAACTGCTGGCAGTTGCAGACACCGCACTCGTGAAGCGACTGCTCCGGCCCAACGAATGGAATGACTATGAAATCCATACCCAGGGGCGCAGAATCCGAATATTGCTGAACGGCGAAGAGACCGTGGATTACACCGAAGAAGACACCACCATTCCACAGTCCGGCCGCGTTGCCTTCCAGATCCATGGCGGCGGCAAGGCGAAAGTATTTTACAAGGATATAACGCTGGAAGAACTGCCGGAAAAGGAAGAAAGGAAATAA